From the Capnocytophaga sp. oral taxon 878 genome, the window TATCAGCCCTATTAGGGCGTATGCCATCAGCCGTAGGTTACCAGCCTACCTTAGCTACCGAAATGGGCGCAATGCAAGAGCGTATCACCTCTACCAAGCACGGGTCTATCACATCAGTACAAGCAGTATACGTACCTGCCGACGACCTTACCGACCCCGCTCCAGCTACTACCTTCGCCCACCTCGACGCCACCACCGTACTATCACGCAAAATAGCCGAACTCGGTATCTACCCCGCCGTTGATCCGCTCGACTCTACCTCACGTATCCTTACCCCCGAAATCCTCGGTAAAGAACACTATGAGTGCGCCCAACGCGTAAAAGAGCTATTACAACACTATAAACAATTACAAGATATCATCGCTATCTTAGGTATGGAAGAACTCTCCGAAGCCGATAAAATAGCCGTAGCACGCGCACGCCGCGTACAAAGGTTCCTTTCACAACCTTTCCACGTAGCCGAGCAGTTTACAGGCCTTCCAGGCGCCTACGTCGATATCAAAGATACCATCAAAGGATTTAATATGATATTAGATGGTGAACTTGATCACCTACCCGAAGCCGCCTTTAACCTTAAAGGCACTATCGAAGAAGTAATAGAAGCTGGCGAAAAAATGTTAGCAGAAGCAAGTTAATTATGATAGTAGAAATCCTTACTCCTGAAGCCCTATTGTACAAAGGCGAAGTAACCTCGGTAAGTGTACCAGGTGCCAAAGGCCCCTTTGTAATATTAGAGCACCACGCCCCTATAATCTCAATGCTTACAGCCGGCGAGGTAAAACTTTTTCAAGGCAAAAAAGAACTGCAAAGTATTACTATCAAAGGAGGCACCCTGGAGTGCAACCATAACAAAACAGTAATACTAGCCGATTAAACCCTCTTAAAAAAACAACACAAAAATAAATGCGGTAGGCACCTTACAAGGTGCCTACCGCATTTATTTTATAAAAGTACTTTAGTGCTTAAAAGGCAACTTTACCGCCTTTCATAATCTCCTTGTAGGTAAGGTAACGCACAGGAGCTTTAT encodes:
- a CDS encoding F0F1 ATP synthase subunit epsilon; its protein translation is MIVEILTPEALLYKGEVTSVSVPGAKGPFVILEHHAPIISMLTAGEVKLFQGKKELQSITIKGGTLECNHNKTVILAD